The following DNA comes from Mycolicibacterium lutetiense.
GGCGTCACGGTCGGCCACCACGATGCGGCAGCCGTCGGCGGCCAGGGCCTGCGCGCTGGCCCAGCCGATCCCCGAGGCCCCGCCGATGACGATCGCTACCCGTTCGGTGCTCATGCTTGGATCCCATCCGGGCGGTGGTCGCCCCATTTCTTGTCGATGGCGTTCCACGGGTCCGCCAACTGTCCTGGATAGTCCTTGTAGGCGGACTTCGACCGCAGGAACGCGCGGATCAGAGGTGCCGCCAGTCCGATCGGGAAGCGCTTCAGCCCGGCGTTGGCCCTGGTGTCCGCCAGGAGCTGTGGCCACGAGTGATGCTGGAACCCGAGCACTTCCTGCGCCCGGCTGGTGTCCATCCAGTCGGTGGCGAACCAGGCGGCGTCGTCGTCGGGGTTACCGGGCCGGCCGATCGGTAGGCCACCCCTGATGCCCATCGCGCCGGCCGCTTGCGAACCAACTGCCGACTGGATGTGCCGGTGTGTTTCGGCGTCGCCGCCGATCAGCAGCACCTCGTGGTTGGCGGTGTCGGTCGGGACCGTGGTGGCCGCGACGAACGCTGCCGCGACATCGCGCACATCGACGGTCTGCAGCCGCCCGTCGGCGGGCAGCACGCTCTCGAACGAGATCAGGTCGACGTCGATGCCGAGGCTGAATTCGGAGCTCATCACCCCGCCGAGGCGCAGGATCAGCCAGTCCAGCTTCGAGGCCCGGACCAGGGCTTCGGCCTCCACCTTGTGCGCGCCGTAGATATCGGACGCGTTGGTCGGGGTGTCGGGGGTCAGTACGTCGTCGATGTGGTGTGGGTTGCGGGCGCCGTACACGGCGATGCTGGACGCTTGCACGAATCGGGGCGGAATCGGCTGGCCTTCGGCGGCCCGCACCAGCGATGCGGTGGCCTCGACGTTCACCTTGCGGGCCAGCCCGCGGCGCATGTAGCAGAACGGCGGGATGATCGCGGCGAGGTGGATGATCGCGGCCGGGGCAACCGCGGCTACCAGCGCGTCGACGGCGGCAGAATCGGTCAGATCGGCCCAGCGCACCGCCACCGATGCCGGGAGTGCAGCGGCGGCCTTGCGGTTCGCCGGTACGTCGAGATCGGTCGCGACGACCGTGCGTCCGCCGGCGGCCAGCGTCTTCACGACCGCGGAGCCCACCAGACCGAACGCGCCGGTAACCAAAACAGCGTCGGACATAGGCCTCCTCGCTAGAACGTGTTCCAACCCTAGCGAACACGGATGTGGCGTGTGTCACCGCGACCCTGGCCTCGACCGCGGGTTCATCGGAGGCCGTTCGCCCGCGGGTGCTCAGCAACCGGTACATGGGCGTGGTACTGGGGCGGCGGCGGAGAAAGCGAATGTTGCTGCAGTTGCCTCAAAAGCATTGGTCAATGGCGTCGTCGTGGGCCAGATGTGACCAGGGACACGTGATCCGGCTCGGTGTGACCCATTTGCCCGAACGGTGTTCGTTACCGGATTTGGAAATTTGCCCGAGACCTATGCAGGGTGTGGCTGTACGTATCGACGAAAGTGAGCCGATCGCAGGTGATTGTGATGTACTCGGTTGCACGCGTCAGTAATTGGGGAGGTGTGTGATGTCCGAAGATGTCGTGACGGGGGTTAACGACAGTGACTCCGGCGAAATTGCCGCAGACGTTGCTGTGGGATCCTCGGTGATCGTTTATCCGGGAACTGATGACGAACTGCACGGCGTCGTCGTCGAAGATTTCGCCGACTTGGCCGGTACCGCGGTCGAGGTCGCTGGCGAGCAAATCGCGCAACCGGCGCGACGTTGGGCGGTCAACCTCGACGACGGCGGCCTGGTGTTCGTTGACGACGACAGCATCGCGCTCGCTGCGCAAGCGGCCTGAGTTCAGCTAGTTCACCGCACGTCCAGCGGAAGCTGACGTAACCGGCGCACCAACAGGCTGGGCTGCCATTCGGCATCCCCGGCCGGACTGACGGTATTGCCGGTGCACAGCAGGGC
Coding sequences within:
- a CDS encoding NAD-dependent epimerase/dehydratase family protein, encoding MSDAVLVTGAFGLVGSAVVKTLAAGGRTVVATDLDVPANRKAAAALPASVAVRWADLTDSAAVDALVAAVAPAAIIHLAAIIPPFCYMRRGLARKVNVEATASLVRAAEGQPIPPRFVQASSIAVYGARNPHHIDDVLTPDTPTNASDIYGAHKVEAEALVRASKLDWLILRLGGVMSSEFSLGIDVDLISFESVLPADGRLQTVDVRDVAAAFVAATTVPTDTANHEVLLIGGDAETHRHIQSAVGSQAAGAMGIRGGLPIGRPGNPDDDAAWFATDWMDTSRAQEVLGFQHHSWPQLLADTRANAGLKRFPIGLAAPLIRAFLRSKSAYKDYPGQLADPWNAIDKKWGDHRPDGIQA